The genomic DNA CCGTTAGCAGCACAGGAAACAGACGCGCCCACTTCGCCGGCGTAGTCAGACTTCTCGTAGATGGTGACGGCGTGACCCGCGCGGCGTAGGGCTATGGCAGCGGACATGCCGCCGATGCCACCGCCAACCACGCCGATGTTGAGACGTTTCCAGTTGGACATTTTGTGTTTTGCAGAAGATTctcagaaaagaaaagaatatgATGAGATGGAAAGAAGATGACTCTTCATCAGGACACTCGGGGCTTATATACCCATTCCATGTCTCATATTACTCCGAAGTACTTAATCACCGGACCGTCATCATGCAGCATAGCACGCAGTGTGCGGCCCGCGCACGACCCTGATAGCCTGCATGTGGCATACCAAAACTCTCCGTGTTCTGCACGGAATAATCTGCACTCTGTAATCGACTGAGATAATCGACTCTTGATCCACCGACGATAAGCGGTGCGCGGGCCGCACCCGCACGAATATCGGGTCGGGTTTGCCTCAATTTATACGGAAACTGACTGCGTCAATTATATCATGGTAGGTGGTATCCGAGGTCATTCTCCTCTTTTGATTATGAATGTGTTTGCTATGGGGATGGAATATTtccgtggtggtggtggtggtttgtAAATTCTAATGCGCGTGCGTAGCGTTCTGTAAAAGTATAAAAAGGGAGACAATGCTGTTCTCGTACTGCACAACTGCTCTTTGTACAAAGTAACTTTGTCTAGCTGTGATCAACCTAAGTCTGCACAATGCTCGGAAAAATCGCCCTCGAAGAAGCCTTTGCCCTGCCTCGTTTTGAAGAAAAGACTCGCTGGTGGGCTAGTCTTTTCTCCACCGACGCAGAGCAACATGTACGAGAAATCACGGATATCGACACGCTCCGGATCGAATACGCCGATAAGCACGGCGTTGGCTATCAGATCCTTTCGTACACGGCCCCGGGTGTGCAGGATATCTGGGACCCGGAGGAGGCGCACGCCTTGGCGGTTGAGATCAACGATTACATCGCTGAGCGTGTTAGCAAGGCTCCGGATAGGTTGGGGGCGTTTGCGTATGACTGTCCATCTCCTGCAGCAGCCCCATAGGGATACTGTACAAGTATCTGTATTGACGCAATTATAGGACGCTGTCCATGCACGATCCCACCCGAGCCGCTTCTGAACTCCGTCGCTGTGTGGAGACATACGACTTTAAAGGCGCCCTCGTAAATGACACCCAGCGCGCCGGCCCAGACGGTGACGACCTGATCTTCTACGACAACCCATCCTGGGACGTCTTCTGGCAGACCTGCACCGACCTCGACGTCCCCCTCTACCTGCACCCGCGCAACCCTACGGGAACCATCTACGACAAGCTCTGGGCCGACAGGAAGTGGCTGATCGGCCCGCCGCTCAGCTTCGCGCAGGGCGTCAGCCTACATGTCCTGGGGATGGTGACGAACGGGGTCTTCGACAGACACCCCCGTCTGCAGGTGATCCTGGGCCATCTGGGTGAGCATATCCCGTTTGATATGTGGCGGATTAACCACTGGTTTGAAGATCGGAAGAAGGTGCTGGGACTGGGGGAGACATGTAAGAGGACGATTCGAGAGTATTTTGCGGAGAATCTGTGGATTACGACGTCGGGGCATTTCTCGACGACGACGTTGAACTTTTGTATGGCGGAGGTTGGGGCGGATCGGGTTTTGTTCTCGattgattacccatttgaGAGGTTTGAGGATGGGTGTGAATGGTTTGATGGGGCGGAGTTAAACGAGGTTGATCGAGTGAAGATTGGAAGGGAAAATGGAAAGAAGCTGTTTAAGCTGGGGGAATATAAGGATTCGAGTGCTTAAGTCTCTTTTCGTCTCATTCTGTGCTCGTATCCATCTCATCGGATGAGTCGGAGTCGGGACCGTAACCCGTTCTGCGTTGTCTTGCGTTGTCCTGCAAGTGATGTATGTCTCTTATGATTCGTCCTCATCCCCATCAATGGAATTATTGTCGCATTCTGCAAGTAATATATCACCGACACTCTGTGAGCTATCGTCGCATTTTTGGCTTTCCGGATGGATATATCGGGTGCGCGTCACGTGAATTCCGGACCAGGCGTTCACGACGGATAAAGAGAGCAGGAGTATTCTGACGCATATACTCCGAATCGAGTGCTATTCCTTGTACTCTATAGAGACTCCATAGCAGAATAAAGTACGAGTACTCGTACAATCAAGCGCGCGAACAAGACACAGAGTGATCCCCGGCGGAGTCATATAGAAGAAACTCTCGTTCAGGGGCTCTGCGTATTAATTTCCCACTCGATCTCACAGACCAACttttttctcctccttctttctcctctttcttctcttctctttttctcctaATTTGTGCTTCTGCTCACTCGTCgctccttttctttcatcTCTATCTTACACATTACTGTCCTTTATTCATTCCATTCGCTTCTTCCGCTGCCGCCAGTCGCGCCCGTCCTTTTCCCTCCCTGAGAAGCTCTCCACACACACAACGCTCTCCGTCCAGCCGACCGTTTCAAACGCGCGCGAATCTCCAATCCGATCCTCCAATCACCCCTTACTGTGCACCACACCActatcaccaccaccactactacTACCCTCGACATCTTACCACCTATCCTTATACCACGATTATTCGCAAACCATAATTCCACAACCCAACCAAAATGCCCGCTTACGAATTGCGATCCGGGGGGGAcgtcaagaacaagaagcagAGCGTCGCGGACCTCAAGTACCGCCGACTGACAGAGCTCAACGCTCGTCTCAAGGAGGACCTCGACCGTCCTCGAGTCAAGGTTTCCGAGGCTTCCATGTCGTAAGTCCTGCGGCTATTCAATGCGACGTCACCGGATAAACCCGATAGCTAACTCGTCGCTAGGTTGATTAACTATTGCAACAACACGCGCGACTTTATGGTTCCCTCCGTATGGGGTCAGGTACGATTGTCTTTACCATACTCGAGGAGATTTCAGTCTAATAGTGTCTAGGTCGACAAGCGCGAAGACCCCTATGCTCCCCAGCAGCAGGGAGGCTGCTGCACGGTCATGTAATGCTTCTCATGACGTCTCAATGCTCGTTCTGGCTCGGATGGACTGGATCCGACCTGCCAGTCCATCGTCGCTGATTTTCATTTCCCGTCCTCGTTATATCGCCATGACTTACTTCCGCCTAATCTTCTTTTACTTTTcttacttttctttttgtttcaTACCCCTATTTATTAAGGAAATCGCGCGACGGCGCATTCCGGGTTATTAATGTGAGGCCAAGTGCGCGCTGGGTTACATGGGCCGGGCCGACATTTACCTGTGAATATGGCTGTTAATTTTTAGTTCGGTCTATCGCGCTGCACTGGAGGATGCGCTGATTTACTGTGTCTTCATTCTATTTCCTTGGTTTTTTCTGGTATTGGTTATTTTCGATTGATATCTCGTTTCTGGTGTCTGTCCTTTGTCTTTGTCCTGCCGTGATGTCAACCTTACTTTTTCTACTTCGATGGGATCAGGATGAAACAAAATTGTCTCCCGCGATCCTCGGGACGGTGCGATTCTGGATTAAAATTCTTGTAACATAGATTAACATAACCTCTAATAATGTTATGCGAGTCTAGTATGTGCTGCGATACAGCCCACTTCCGCTGACATCATCTACAAAGCCTGAACATTCATATAACACCCCAAAGTGTGACACTTGGGCTGTCCCTGTAATAGAGATCCTGGGAGTATAGGCAAGGTTCAATCTTGATATGATCCATGGTATTCTTTTGTGTCTTCCCACTGCTGTACCCACTTGGGTAACAGGATCGTTGAGTACCGGTAGCGCATACCCTACAATCTGCTAGCCTTGCTTCTGAAACAACTTTGCTCTACACTTACTATCATGCAGTGAAATAATTATATGCAGTATCCCATAAAGTAAGGAAGTTCCTTGCAGCCTGTGCCGCACCGAAGTCCCTCTTCGAACATTTCCTCGCAGGCACCTTTCGGAGCAGCTGTGATCACactcgtcatcgtcatccaaGCCCTGGGCTTCCATGCGCTTTATCATTTTAACCAACAAAATTGGCTTACTCCAAATTTTCTGGTACAATATAGATAAACTGCACACTGCATGATAAGATGCCTCACGCGGTTCATTCGCGTCTAGGAGCTGGCTCGCGAGGACAATGGTCTGGTGCGGGTTAACATCATCCATTTCAGTGTCAATCTCCAAAGGTGTTTTCCTCGTAGAGGTTGCTTGGTAATTCTAGGCCGGAAGCGTCTCGAGCCAGAGTCGGTACGGCGTAGTGTTCGTATATGCTCACAGGAGGAAGTCTTGATTCACGTCCAGATTCCAGATTTCTCTGGCCATCGCTTCAGTCGAGTCTCGGACTCGTCTCGGAGGTTCCTGCTTGACTGCCCTGTGCTGAGCTCATAAAGGTCCTCTGACACAGCCTTGTACTGCTGCAATAATGAGTGTATTTTGCTTTGTTCGCTCCGAGGCTGCAACAGTCCTCGAGGACAGGTATCAAAAAAATCATTCTTCCAGGTGGTAAGGAATATTTTTTCCAATTCATAAGTTGTAATCGTTCTTAAGGAATCCTGAGATTCTCGAGGACGCGACAGATAAGGAGGACAGCTGTGATTGCCGTCTCGTCTTGTGATTAGCTTGTCTCTGCTTGCGTACAGCTAGTTAAGCTGTGTAATCTGGGCATAGCAGATTAGGATTCGGTGCAGAGATTGGGGGTCGATCCATTCTGAGATGGAGCGATGTGGATTGGAAGGAGAGAACAagggagaaggaaagaagtaGAGAAGGGCCCATTTGAGTGATCtatccttctttcttcaaGGCAGTGAAGCAGTATCTTGGAATATGTGAATGCCGTGGAGAAGAGACAGTGGCTTCTGACTGGTTAACTGCGAAACTGCGGTATAAATACAATGCTTTTCAATGTCTACTGCTTGAGCACTAATGGCGTGGTTGTATGAAACCTCATGTTTGATGTGTTCCTGCAGTTGCGTCCATCCTAGAAGCTAGCAATCACGCAAGACTGAGACAGAATTAGTGTTGATGGTAATTAGGGTTATTATGCTGAAGCAATACTTCCCAGAACATAATCTTGAATGACTGTTGAGGGAGATAAATTTTTCGTTGCCGGTGTCGGATTCCCGATAAGGCGGAGTGGAGAATAACTACTACTCTGACATCATTTATAATCCCGCCTCATCTCAAATAATTTCGAGCTCTGAATTATCAGTCCAGTATTCACAAAAGACATCATAGACAAAATGACAGAACCAATGCCCCCAATCGAGCAACGCACGCCCACAGAGCAGCACCAAAAACTCGGCAGCGACAACATCACCGCCGAGCGCGTCTATCTCCCCCGGATAACCATCAAATACTGCACCCAGTGTAAATGGATGTTGCGGTCTGCCTACGTATACCTCCCTAAATAATTCAAATGTGCAAGAGAACACAGGTGCTGATTAAAACGAAGTTCGCCCAAGAACTCCTCTCAACCTTCAACACTGACCTCGGCGAAGTCGCACTAATCCCCTCCACTGGCGGGGTCTTCACGGTTACCATGTACCATGCCTCTGATGAGACGCTTACGACTAGCGAGACGGTGCTTTGGGATCGGAAGGCGAATGGGGGATTTCCAGGTACTTCCCCTTTTATCTTCCGGATTACTCGGTTTGAATAGTGTGCTAACTGCAGCAGAGGTAAAACAACTCAAAGCTCTGGTGCGGAATATTGTCGACCCCTCGCGCTCGCTGGGACATACTGATCGGGCGCTGAGGGCGGCTAATGTACCTACGCAGACGCAGATTCAGACGCAGACGAGTGCGGATGGAAAGAGAAGGTCTGTGTCGGGGGTGAGTCAGGATATGGAGAGTGGGAATGCCAATGCGAATGTGCAtgggaaggaaaaggagagcTGTGAGGAGTGTCAGTAAATATGCCTTTGGTTCTAAACGGATGTATGTATATGACGGCGAGGGTGAATGATTTCAACACCAACGGTTGATAATGTTTGCTCTTCATGCATGGATGACTCAGGAAGCATATGACTTGTACAGCAAACATCCCATCATGTCATCCCTCCAACTAGGTCTATCCTGTCCATCCAATCGAAAGCCAAAATGCAAAGAATAACATTCGGACATATTCCAAGacaaacattcttcactcaCCGCACAAAATTATTAACCCTCCCTCATCCCCCCGTCTACCTTTCAGAATGAACGCGTAGACGAGGAAAGACTTCCCCTCTACAACTCCGAGAGCTTCTACCCTGTCAAGCCTTGTGATATTCTAAATGGCAAGTACTAAGCGCTTGTTAAACTCGGCTGGGGGACAATTTCGACGGTGTGGTTGGTGAAGAATGTGAATTGGTATGCTTACCGTCACTCACGACGGAGTTGGTTCGATTGCTAATAATCGGTGTAGATTCAGATGGCGAGGAAATCGCTACGTGGCCCTCAAGATCGGCAACAGTGGTTCCGATTTTCCAGAGCACGAGCGAGACTTAGAAGATTATATCGCCAAACAAGATCCCCTCGCACGAAGGCTGTGAGGCGGTTTGGACGTATCTTGAGTCCTTTGAGATTACTCATCCAGAGGACAAGGAAAAAAGCCATCTTTGCCTGGTGTACGAACCGATGAGAGAGCCTTTCTGGCTTTTCCAGACACGGTTTGTGGATGAAACATTCCGTTGCCTTTGATCAAGGCGTATTTAATGGGAATACTCTCGGGGTTGGAATATTTGCATTCGATTTGTAAGATTGCTCATGGTGGTGagtctttcccttttttcttgGGTTACGGTTGATGGGAATTGACTTTATAGCCATATATCTCAACAACATCCTAATCAATTTCGAGAACGAAGGCGTTATCGAGAGATTCGTCAACGCACATCTCAGACACAATAAAATACAAAATTGACTCTACAGGCCGTCCAGTTTATAGGCGCGACAACGACTTTGGACTTTTGAACAGCTTcgaagatgtcaagagcaTGGCACCTGAAATTGTCGACTTCGGATCGGCCATGTGGCTTGAGAAGGGTGAACGTGCTGTCTTTCCCAAACAACCAGATCACTAATCGTCCAGCAGAAGCTACACTTGGCTGTGGATGGGATCATAGTTCTGATATATGGATGTTGGGTGCTCTTGTAAGTCCCTTACCCTTTTAACCAGACAAAAAGTTCGAACTACGAAGTACTTGCGTAGAGATGGAACTTCATCGAACGAACGGAACTGTTCGAACATTACATCCCCAACGACACGTACTGTGCACGAGACCATCTTGCGGAGATGATTGCTCTACTTGTCCACCACCTAAAGAACTCGTCGAGACATCTGATAGGATGATCGTGAAGGAGTTCCCATTAGCAGTAAGACATTAGGAAGGACCAGTTGTGCATAATGCATTGCCAATGCTCAATGGGCCGTTTTTCAGATGGTAAGTGATGTCACTTGAATAGGTGCTCATGAGAGGTCCGGTTAACACAAGCAGGCAAATTTCTATACAACTACCTAATTCCATCTCGAAAACTCGAAGATACACTCCCCTCTCtggacgaggaagagaagctgAAATTTTTAAGATTTTGTAAAGGGCGTGCTTGTCTTCATCCCAACCGAAAGAAAGACCGCAAAGGAACTGATGGAACACCCATTCCTCAAGTGCTCGACGTAAAGTCCAGGCCCTATACAATAATCTCCACTCTGTACATAAAAGAACATAAAATAAGAAACAATATACCTACCGTAACGGATGCTTCAGAACAACCTTCCCAAACCCGCTCCCGAGACCTGCCAATGCCATCAATTCCTTCAACGCCTCCGCGCTCCCCTCAAATACCTTCACCATAGGCATCTCAAACTTCACACCATAATTCTCAATAGCCCACAGAAACGCATTCCGCGCGTGCTGGTAATCCTCCGGACGCGCGGGGATAGTAATCCTACCAGGAGTACCGGGTAGCTCGATAGTCACATCCTGGCCAGGCGCTGCGAAGGGCATTTTGAATCGGGGGTCGTCCTGAAACACGACGGAGATGAGGATTGTGTCGTTTGACGGAGAGATGCAGTCTGCCATGAGTTTCGCGGAGTTGTTGCTTCCGACTGTGTCAAACGCGTGTTTGAGTTCCTGTTGAGACTCGCGTAGTGCCGTTTTGATATCCTCAACGACAGTCGGTGACTTGTAATTAAAGCACTGCGTAGCACCCAACTCCAATAGCAATGGATGTCGCTCAGCCGATGCAGTCACGTAGATCGGGTGCACACCGCTCGCCCGCGCAAATTGCACAGCAGCCAGTCCGACGCTACTCGATGCGCCCCAGATCAGAAGCGGACTGGCCACTTTTCCCTtcccctcatcctcatccagaGATGGGAGCGGAAAGCCAAAGAAATTATACAACGCATCTGCAGCCGTCATAACCACAACGCTCAAAGTCGCAGCATGATGTTTTGGCAGATTACTCGGCACCTTGAACGCCAGATCCTCCGGACAGATCATGTGCCGCTGATGAGCACCATATTTGGCTTTCCGACCAATACCAGTAGGCGTGTAGCCGGCGACGATGTCACCGGGTTGAAAGGCGCTGTTGTCAGACGCTGACTGTACGACTTTCCCGCAAAAATCATACCCCAAAACAGTGGGGTAGATACCCAGGACCGTGGCATGCTTGATGTCAGCGGGGTTGGCGCCGGAGAAGTGTGTTTCAATCAGCAGTTCGCCATCTTCTGGGGTAGGGGGTTCTTGGGTGTGGAGGACTTTGAAGGTGAGGGTTTCGTCGACGTATAGGGCTGGGTGGGTCATTGTGGATATTTGGGATGTGGGTGATGTGCGTAGGTGATACGGAGGGATATGGCCATAAGCAGTTATTTTATATCTTTTATTCCCCTCATGGGGCTGTGCAACTGATTGTAGTACAATAGCAGGGTACCCCCGTCGGGGCAGTTCGTGGAGGGCCGCCGGTGTGGAGGGCTGATGTGGAACCTCGGATATACATCGAATGCCACGTCGAGGAAGACACTCAACTAAGTAATCATTCAACGATATAGAGGAATAACCTCCGTGTTATTATTTGTGTAGGAGCTTTCTTACGAACTTGATGATTTCAACAAAGGCATCACAACTTTTTTTGCATCTAGTAGCTGTGCGGTGGGAGGGTGATTCGAGTTATCTGTCATTCGCACGCTCTCGAAGGTATTCTCTTCATACACACTCGGAGATAACTTGAGGTTTGAGGTGTTGCTCAACAGGGTCAACTTGAGAATTTTCTTCTGGCCGGTCAGGCTCAGAATGCACATTGGTTGTTGCCCCAATGTGATGACGAAGCAGAAATATAGAGGTTCCACGACATCCTGGGCAATGGCATATCGTCCGTATCCCTATTCTGAGTTGAAGTAATAGGATTCCTTGCTTAAAGGAACAATGTGTGCCGCTTGTTAGTATCTGGAGTTAAAGGTATCAACTTGCAAAGTCACAGTAATGCTGAAGATGCATTAGATATCACGGGCTCTGGTTTCGGTAGAAGGCAGTATCTCGCCCACTAAAGACATAAATTTCAATACGGTCCGCCTACGACTCATCGGTGTCGCACGGTACTTTTCCTAATTAGCGGCTTCTCTGGGGTCGTAGGGTAAGACACTTGGAGCACTGCATCGTACTCGCCGATTTCCACAGCGTAATCCGAAAATTCGAAGATATGGTCCGGTGGGCTTCTTCTCGATGAGGGAAGACGATTGATCTTACCAATTTTACAAAGGGTCGAATAATTGAATGAATATCCATGTTACTTAAGCCTCGTTTAATACGAGCGCCCGAGTCCATAGTATCGAAGCATATCTCGGTGTTTTCTATGATTGTAGAGAGACCGATATAAAAACCTTTGCGACAGATGTTTATTCCTATGCAGAGCAAGACGCGTTAGTTGTCTAGGAGTTGCATATTTGATGGAACACAAACGATACTCGCATCATTTCTGGCCAATACGAGCAAAAGCACATGCTCCAAATCCAGCTTCAGCCAGTTAAGCCCTGCAGCGTATATCTTCTCGTTCTTGGGTGAAATCTTGGCCTTCTCGGACTCGACTTCGTGCATCGCTTTTCTGCGAATACACGCCGCTTTATCAATTAATTGCGCACAGCTTAGGCGTCGATCGTTCAAGTTCGGCACATGATAGCGAAACATTCCATGCGTTGCACTCACGACTCATTTGTGTTCTTTCCTAGTTGTAAATTGGCCATCATTTATAGAACTATCTGGTAGAACATTTTCCCCTCGGGGAGTATTGTCAAGATGGTTATATGTGAGGCTGGCCGTGTTTTCCGAATAACATCATTAATGTCTTCATCTCCGTGTTGTGGCTTCATATACAAGTTGGGCCCCGGTTGAATTCCGGAGAGCCGTTATGTACTGCTGCATCGCAATATTTAGACCACGGTTTGAATGCATCTGAGCCACCTCGCTCTTGAAGCAGAGCAATGGCCGCATAACCGGATAATCCATGGAATGGAActggaaaaaagaaaaaagaaaaaagaaaaaaagaaaaaagaaaaaagaaaaaaagaaaaaaagaaaaaaagaagtccCGAGGCGTTTTTTTGACTGCTTAAATCCTTTTCGCGAGGAGACGTATCCCGAAGTTGGCCACAAGGGCTGGGTTGTGCGCAGCAGTTTTCACATCTCGTCGAGTCCAATTATCCTGCGTGAGTAACCGGACGCCATCGGCTCTTTCTCGCTTGGTAACAGAATGTAGAAGTAAGTCTAGGCTCGAATGATGACCACTTCTTTCGCAGCTTGGTCGACGCTGATTGTACCAAGGAATCGATCACTTCGGTCTGACTTAAGCAAGAGTCATGTTTATCCAGTTTCCGTTCTCCTACCTTGCGTAGCTAACTAGTACTAGTGTAACTGATATCTCATGTAGTTGCCAAACCAAAAGTGATCGCGTCACCATACATTGCATAGATAACACAAAATGGCACATTACCGCCTTGGAGCTTCCAATTTGAATCGGTTAAGGATTACAGATCCTTCCACGGGCCCAGGACGGAGGATTATTGATTACCAGGATAGCGAATGTGAAATCCTTTGTATCTTTCTGCAGACCTAACGTTATTACGAAGGATGTCCAATCGAAAAATGCGATATCTGGATAAATTTAGCTCCATCCAGGCGGTATATCGCTTGGGATATATCAAATCGTTTCCTACATGAGGGACTTGAGGATGATCTCAGAAGATCATTTGCCTGCCGAGACGCTCTCACCGCATTGTTGCTCAGATTATCTCAAAACGCTCTTTCATGTCCATTTCACTCGCAGTTCTGCCTTCTGCGCCGTACTTTAAAATCGCGCGTATGAAGGACGGAGGCGAGTTGAATGTCGTATTTATGGTAGGTGACCTCGCTATTACAGGCGATGCTCACAGCCAATCACTGGTGGTATCAATTTTTCCTCCCCGGGAGCTCCGTTGTATATCGCGGCATCTGCCTATTTTACCAAATGAGCCCTTGGACCCAAAAAGGGCAGATTCGAGTCCGCCATGAGTACTTTTCTCTGGTTCAGACCTTTATGTTAGTCATGTTTTACCGTACTTCTGTAGGAAAAGAGCATATCTGTGCGGAACATACGAATGCGGCTCAGCTTAACTGTTACAAGTTGGTTGTAGATCCCCCAAGTACCAGATTATTTCGTAGAGAGGCTCTCGTTCTTCATGGGAGTGCCATTGACGGCAGCGATGACAAGGTGCTTGAAAACTTCTGCTTGCCTGTCTTCTGACACTTCTGCCAGTCTCACAGGCACGCTCGTAGAATTTCCCCTACAATGAGAATACCATGTATTAGTTCAAAGCAGTACTGAGATACGCAATCCAGGAGCTCATCATGGTGATAATGAAGAGACGTGATCCGGGATGTATTCCGGATGGGACTTGTAGATACCGGGAATGAGTGTATGGAACAATGTCACAGCTTTGCTGTCATGACTGAACATAATGTCTGACCGGGACACACCAAGCTTGACCCAATCCAGTTAATCTATCATCCCGAGGCACCAATGACACTTGCAAGAATTTCAGCATCTCTGTTGGTCATGAATCTTGTGAGAGTCCTCATCACTGCCATAACTACTAGAAGATGACTCGATGGAAGGATGTATGTAAAAAGCCAGCCATGTGATCGATTTCCCGGTACTCACAGCTTAATAGCTTCCCCCCCCCGAGAAGCCGCATATAAGGATAGCCAGGTATCGAGCTACTTCGAAATCTCTTTCTCCATACGTTCAGCGCCAAAAGCGCCAAAAGCAAAACGAACGACCTCGTGGAATGGCCTCGATATCACGTGTATCTTGATTTTTGGATTTGCTCGAATGGGTTAGACCAATTACGATCACAGCTTCTATTAATAGGGAAGTAGAGCCGTAATCTGAAACTATTCGAGTACCGTTTCATCAATCTGCCTTTTTTTTGGGGCGGGGGGGGTTTGTTCATTGGAGGTGTCTGGATACCCATAAATCAATCCTGTGAATATCGGAATTTGCACAGCAGGCTATCAACCCCTGGACTTCTGAATCAGCCGTTCGAAAGAATGATAGGCGCTCCATTGGTTAATATAGGAGGACAGGGCGAGTTCCATGTCCTCGGTGTATCTGAGATGTCGAGGTGGGCATGATGCTGATAGACCGAGACCGGTATGATCCTCGGCCCACCGAGAGCACACTTTTTTTAAGCTCTCCTTGCAATAAAAATCTCATGGATCAGGTTGAATCATTGAGCCTGATACAGAACCTGATCTGATCATGAAAAGAAGCAGGGAGACAGTCCTATTCTTGTATATAGAGCAAAATCAGGTCAAAAGAAAAGGCGTACCGAAGAAATGCGGTATTGGTTAACGGTTCCGTTCGTCATAAGCATGTCTTGCGGACGAGTAGAAGCGGAAACGTATCAACAGAGCGCACAAGGTGCGGACGCGCGGCTGTAAGCAAAGATTATGCAGGACGCCTGGGATAGGTAGATAGAAAGATTTGTGTAGGTAGGGGAgtcaaaaaaaagagaagagcaagTCACCACGAACGGCCTTGTATTCACCTGATGACAGGGTAGGGCACGTTTCCAGAAAGGGACTACTAGTCTACTTGGAGTGATATTCCGCAGTTCTACAAAGATGAAAATATCACTATCAGAATAGAGAGCAGCGAGGAGAATAAAGAACTATATTGAACACCTGCCTACCGGCAGCCAAACTATCAAA from Aspergillus chevalieri M1 DNA, chromosome 1, nearly complete sequence includes the following:
- a CDS encoding amidohydrolase family protein (COG:S;~EggNog:ENOG410PJAS;~InterPro:IPR006680,IPR032466,IPR032465;~PFAM:PF04909;~go_function: GO:0016787 - hydrolase activity [Evidence IEA];~go_function: GO:0016831 - carboxy-lyase activity [Evidence IEA]); the protein is MLGKIALEEAFALPRFEEKTRWWASLFSTDAEQHVREITDIDTLRIEYADKHGVGYQILSYTAPGVQDIWDPEEAHALAVEINDYIAERVSKAPDRLGAFATLSMHDPTRAASELRRCVETYDFKGALVNDTQRAGPDGDDLIFYDNPSWDVFWQTCTDLDVPLYLHPRNPTGTIYDKLWADRKWLIGPPLSFAQGVSLHVLGMVTNGVFDRHPRLQVILGHLGEHIPFDMWRINHWFEDRKKVLGLGETCKRTIREYFAENLWITTSGHFSTTTLNFCMAEVGADRVLFSIDYPFERFEDGCEWFDGAELNEVDRVKIGRENGKKLFKLGEYKDSSA
- the GNG1 gene encoding guanine nucleotide-binding protein subunit gamma (COG:S;~EggNog:ENOG410PR1T;~InterPro:IPR036284,IPR015898,IPR041848;~PFAM:PF00631;~go_function: GO:0031681 - G-protein beta-subunit binding [Evidence IEA];~go_process: GO:0000750 - pheromone-dependent signal transduction involved in conjugation with cellular fusion [Evidence IEA];~go_process: GO:0007186 - G protein-coupled receptor signaling pathway [Evidence IEA]) gives rise to the protein MPAYELRSGGDVKNKKQSVADLKYRRLTELNARLKEDLDRPRVKVSEASMSLINYCNNTRDFMVPSVWGQVDKREDPYAPQQQGGCCTVM
- a CDS encoding SelT/SelW/SelH family protein (COG:O;~EggNog:ENOG410PQTE;~InterPro:IPR036249,IPR011893;~PFAM:PF10262) — its product is MTEPMPPIEQRTPTEQHQKLGSDNITAERVYLPRITIKYCTQCKWMLRSAYFAQELLSTFNTDLGEVALIPSTGGVFTVTMYHASDETLTTSETVLWDRKANGGFPEVKQLKALVRNIVDPSRSLGHTDRALRAANVPTQTQIQTQTSADGKRRSVSGVSQDMESGNANANVHGKEKESCEECQ
- a CDS encoding zinc-binding alcohol dehydrogenase family protein (COG:Q;~EggNog:ENOG410PKEZ;~InterPro:IPR013149,IPR036291,IPR020843,IPR011032;~PFAM:PF00107;~go_function: GO:0016491 - oxidoreductase activity [Evidence IEA];~go_process: GO:0055114 - oxidation-reduction process [Evidence IEA]) is translated as MTHPALYVDETLTFKVLHTQEPPTPEDGELLIETHFSGANPADIKHATVLGIYPTVLGYDFCGKVVQSASDNSAFQPGDIVAGYTPTGIGRKAKYGAHQRHMICPEDLAFKVPSNLPKHHAATLSVVVMTAADALYNFFGFPLPSLDEDEGKGKVASPLLIWGASSSVGLAAVQFARASGVHPIYVTASAERHPLLLELGATQCFNYKSPTVVEDIKTALRESQQELKHAFDTVGSNNSAKLMADCISPSNDTILISVVFQDDPRFKMPFAAPGQDVTIELPGTPGRITIPARPEDYQHARNAFLWAIENYGVKFEMPMVKVFEGSAEALKELMALAGLGSGFGKVVLKHPLR